In Sphingobacterium zeae, one genomic interval encodes:
- the leuS gene encoding leucine--tRNA ligase — protein sequence MEYNHKSLEKKWQKFWADHQTFKTSDTQQKPKYYVLDMFPYPSGAGLHVGHPLGYIASDIFSRYKRLKGFNVLHPMGYDSFGLPAEQYAIQTGQHPAVTTEVNINRYREQMDNIGFSYDWSREVRTSDPSYYKWTQWIFMRLFDSWYNKESDKAEPIETLIARFAKNGSAAIAAVADEDILEFSAEDWKSFDEEKQQRELLKYRIAYLRESTVNWCAALGTVLANDEVINGVSERGGFPVEQKKMMQWSMRITAYADRLLSGLDTVDWPEPLIEMQRNWIGKSVGASVKFPVPQLDTVIEVFTTRVDTIFGVSFVVLAPEHELVPALTTPQQQSEVNNYIEKTSKKSELDRMADTKTVSGAFTGSYAKHPLSGQDVQIWIADYVLAGYGTGAVMAVPSGDQRDYVFAKHFDLPIIPISDIQNIEEQADPNKDGKYINSDFINGMTYQEAVPALIAKLEAIKLGKAKINFRMRDAIFGRQRYWGEPVPVYFKNGLPYLIKEEELPLLLPEVDKYLPTESGEPPLARAKGWKYEDQYEYELSTMPGWAGSSWYWFRYMDPKNDGDFVSKEAVDYWKAVDLYIGGSEHATGHLLYSRFWNKFLKDLGYQNEEEPFRKLINQGMIQGRSNFVYRVLDEDGRGTNQFVSYGLRDEYKTIPLHVDVNIVQNDVLDLEKFKNFRPDFSNAEFVLENGKYICGSEVEKMSKSKFNVVNPDDIIESYGADTLRLYEMFLGPLEQAKPWNTNGIEGVYKFLRKVWRLFHDAEGNFNVSDEEPTKAEFKALHKIIKKVEDDIERFSFNTSVSAFMICVNDLTDLKCNKRQILEPFIVTLQPYAPHITEELWTLLGNEAGTLSSASYPKFRPEYLVESEFAYPVSFNGKMKFNLSLALDLDQKTIEDIIRAHGDVQRHLDGKAIKKIIFVKGKIINIVI from the coding sequence ATGGAGTATAATCACAAATCATTAGAGAAAAAGTGGCAAAAATTCTGGGCGGATCATCAAACGTTTAAAACGTCTGATACGCAACAAAAGCCAAAATACTATGTATTGGATATGTTTCCTTATCCTTCCGGAGCGGGGTTGCACGTTGGTCATCCACTGGGCTATATTGCTTCGGATATCTTTTCCAGGTATAAACGTTTAAAAGGATTTAATGTATTGCATCCGATGGGGTATGATTCGTTTGGTCTTCCTGCGGAGCAATATGCGATTCAAACGGGCCAGCATCCAGCTGTAACGACTGAAGTCAATATCAATCGTTATCGGGAACAGATGGATAATATTGGATTCTCTTATGATTGGAGCCGCGAAGTGCGTACTTCAGATCCTTCGTATTACAAATGGACGCAATGGATTTTTATGAGATTGTTTGATTCTTGGTATAATAAAGAATCAGATAAAGCCGAACCGATCGAAACGTTGATTGCAAGGTTTGCTAAAAATGGCTCTGCCGCTATTGCAGCAGTTGCTGATGAAGATATTTTGGAATTTAGCGCTGAAGATTGGAAATCTTTTGATGAAGAAAAACAACAACGTGAATTGCTGAAGTACCGGATTGCTTATTTACGTGAAAGTACAGTAAATTGGTGTGCTGCGCTGGGCACAGTATTAGCGAATGACGAGGTAATCAATGGGGTTTCTGAGCGTGGAGGATTTCCCGTCGAGCAAAAGAAGATGATGCAATGGTCTATGCGTATCACGGCTTATGCCGATCGCCTACTAAGCGGATTGGATACGGTTGATTGGCCCGAACCTTTGATAGAAATGCAACGTAACTGGATCGGAAAATCTGTGGGCGCTTCTGTGAAATTTCCCGTACCTCAATTAGATACGGTCATCGAAGTTTTTACGACGCGTGTAGATACGATTTTTGGTGTTTCATTTGTCGTTTTAGCTCCAGAGCACGAATTGGTACCAGCATTGACTACCCCTCAGCAACAATCGGAAGTAAATAACTATATCGAGAAAACTTCCAAAAAATCTGAATTGGATCGTATGGCTGATACGAAAACAGTTTCAGGAGCTTTTACAGGATCGTATGCCAAGCACCCACTTTCGGGACAAGACGTACAGATTTGGATCGCAGATTATGTATTAGCCGGTTATGGAACAGGTGCTGTTATGGCTGTACCTAGTGGCGATCAACGGGATTATGTATTCGCTAAACACTTCGACCTTCCTATTATTCCTATTTCAGATATCCAAAATATTGAGGAACAAGCTGATCCCAATAAGGATGGAAAATATATTAATTCCGATTTTATCAATGGTATGACTTATCAAGAAGCTGTTCCTGCTTTAATTGCGAAGTTGGAGGCGATCAAATTGGGTAAGGCGAAAATAAACTTCCGTATGCGCGATGCTATTTTTGGACGTCAGCGCTATTGGGGCGAACCCGTGCCTGTATACTTTAAAAATGGATTACCTTATTTAATTAAAGAGGAAGAATTGCCCCTATTATTGCCCGAAGTTGATAAATATTTGCCAACTGAATCAGGCGAACCTCCTTTGGCAAGGGCAAAAGGTTGGAAATATGAAGATCAATATGAGTATGAATTGAGTACAATGCCCGGATGGGCAGGCTCTTCGTGGTATTGGTTTAGATATATGGATCCGAAAAACGACGGCGACTTTGTGTCAAAAGAAGCGGTAGACTATTGGAAAGCAGTAGATTTATATATCGGTGGTTCGGAGCATGCTACCGGGCACCTGTTGTATTCGCGCTTTTGGAATAAATTCTTAAAAGATTTGGGCTACCAGAATGAAGAAGAACCATTCCGTAAATTGATTAATCAGGGAATGATTCAAGGGCGTTCCAATTTTGTATATCGTGTGTTGGATGAGGACGGGAGAGGTACAAATCAATTTGTGTCTTACGGGTTGAGAGATGAATATAAAACGATACCGTTACATGTTGACGTGAATATTGTCCAAAATGACGTGTTGGATTTGGAAAAATTCAAAAACTTCAGACCTGATTTTTCAAATGCTGAATTTGTATTGGAGAATGGTAAGTATATCTGCGGTAGCGAAGTGGAAAAAATGTCGAAGTCCAAATTCAATGTAGTGAACCCAGATGATATTATCGAATCATATGGAGCGGACACACTGCGTCTGTACGAAATGTTTTTGGGGCCTTTGGAACAAGCTAAACCTTGGAATACGAACGGTATAGAGGGAGTTTACAAGTTCTTACGTAAGGTATGGCGTCTGTTTCATGATGCAGAGGGCAATTTCAATGTTTCCGACGAAGAGCCTACAAAAGCAGAATTTAAAGCCTTACATAAGATTATTAAAAAGGTGGAAGACGATATTGAGCGTTTTTCTTTCAATACTTCGGTTTCAGCATTTATGATCTGTGTGAATGATTTAACGGATTTAAAATGCAATAAGCGACAGATACTGGAACCATTCATTGTCACCCTCCAACCGTATGCGCCGCACATTACAGAAGAGCTGTGGACGCTATTAGGAAATGAAGCCGGTACACTTTCTTCCGCTTCTTACCCTAAATTTAGACCGGAATATTTAGTCGAATCAGAATTTGCGTATCCGGTATCCTTCAATGGAAAAATGAAATTCAATCTATCGCTAGCGCTCGATCTAGATCAAAAGACGATCGAAGATATCATTAGAGCACATGGCGATGTACAACGTCATCTAGATGGCAAAGCCATAAAAAAGATTATTTTTGTTAAAGGGAAAATAATCAATATTGTGATCTAA
- a CDS encoding undecaprenyl-diphosphate phosphatase → MSIIEAIILAIIEGLTEFLPVSSTGHMIIATALMGIQPSAFVKLFTIVIQMGTILSVLVLYYKRFFKSLSFYYKLIIAAIPASVLGLLFNDYIDALLESPLMVAIMLVVGGVVLLFVDRWFNKPTVEDSDKVSYKQAFMIGVYQCLALIPGTSRSASTIIGGMAEKLTRKAAAEFSFFLALPMMFGASAVKLLKFFKEGNTFNGEELNLLIIGNLIGFVVAIVAIKSFIGFLTKYGFKAFGWYRIIVGVIILALLLSGHSLQII, encoded by the coding sequence ATGTCTATTATTGAAGCGATCATCCTTGCTATCATTGAAGGATTAACGGAGTTTTTGCCTGTGTCTTCGACAGGCCATATGATCATAGCCACTGCCTTAATGGGTATACAGCCCTCGGCATTTGTCAAGTTATTTACGATTGTTATCCAGATGGGAACGATATTGTCCGTTCTGGTATTATACTACAAGCGTTTTTTTAAATCGCTCTCATTTTACTATAAATTGATCATTGCTGCTATTCCTGCATCTGTGTTGGGGTTGCTCTTTAACGATTATATTGATGCCCTATTGGAAAGTCCGCTAATGGTCGCGATCATGTTGGTTGTGGGCGGCGTAGTGTTACTTTTCGTCGACAGGTGGTTTAACAAGCCAACCGTAGAAGATTCCGACAAAGTCTCGTACAAACAAGCTTTTATGATTGGGGTATACCAATGCCTTGCGTTAATCCCTGGTACCTCAAGATCTGCTAGCACAATTATCGGTGGTATGGCCGAAAAACTGACACGTAAAGCTGCTGCAGAATTTTCTTTCTTCCTTGCCCTGCCGATGATGTTTGGTGCTTCTGCTGTAAAGCTGTTAAAGTTCTTTAAAGAAGGGAACACCTTTAATGGGGAAGAGCTTAATTTGCTTATTATAGGTAATCTGATTGGTTTCGTTGTCGCAATCGTTGCGATTAAGTCTTTTATCGGCTTCTTGACTAAATACGGTTTTAAAGCATTTGGATGGTATCGAATAATCGTCGGTGTTATTATTCTTGCCCTCCTACTTTCGGGTCATAGTTTACAAATTATTTAA
- a CDS encoding DUF3098 domain-containing protein, translating to MAQIKKSTESVNKGSFVFSKINYQLFIASVLVVIIGFTLMSGETDIYSFTKITLAPIVVVLGFAIGFAAILYRPKNKSN from the coding sequence ATGGCTCAAATAAAGAAATCTACTGAATCAGTCAATAAAGGTTCATTTGTATTCTCCAAAATAAATTATCAACTGTTTATAGCTAGCGTGTTGGTTGTAATCATTGGCTTTACATTGATGTCCGGTGAAACCGATATTTATAGCTTCACCAAGATTACTTTGGCGCCGATTGTTGTTGTTCTCGGTTTTGCAATAGGCTTTGCAGCAATTTTATACCGTCCCAAGAACAAATCCAATTAA
- the truB gene encoding tRNA pseudouridine(55) synthase TruB gives MENIEVSENSAKFHFAEGEMLLIDKPLTWTSFDVVGKIRNSIKPLKLKVGHAGTLDPLATGLLIVCTGKFTKKIDSYQAEDKEYTGTITLGATTPSYDLETEINETFPIDHITDDMILQAAKAFEGEIQQFPPAHSAIKINGERVYEKARRGEEVEIKSRQVRINSFLVEKIELPNVYFRISCSKGTYIRSLAYDFGKSLQSGSHLSSLRRTKSGDYSVENAWNLEKLIAEIKRHKEIIK, from the coding sequence ATGGAAAATATAGAGGTTAGTGAAAACTCAGCGAAGTTTCATTTTGCTGAAGGAGAAATGTTGTTGATTGATAAACCTTTAACTTGGACTAGTTTTGATGTGGTTGGTAAAATCAGAAACTCCATCAAACCGTTAAAATTAAAAGTCGGTCACGCAGGAACTTTAGATCCGCTTGCGACCGGTTTACTGATCGTCTGTACAGGCAAATTCACAAAGAAAATAGATAGTTACCAAGCCGAAGACAAAGAATATACTGGAACAATTACTTTGGGTGCCACAACGCCTTCCTACGATCTGGAAACCGAAATTAACGAAACATTTCCTATCGATCATATTACTGATGACATGATACTGCAAGCTGCGAAAGCATTTGAAGGCGAAATTCAACAATTTCCGCCTGCTCATTCGGCTATAAAAATCAATGGCGAACGTGTCTATGAGAAAGCACGCCGTGGCGAAGAGGTTGAAATAAAATCCCGTCAAGTTCGAATCAATAGTTTTCTTGTTGAAAAGATCGAGCTCCCCAACGTTTATTTTCGCATATCCTGTTCAAAGGGAACATACATTAGATCTCTGGCCTATGACTTCGGAAAATCCTTACAGAGTGGATCACATCTAAGTTCTTTGAGGCGCACCAAAAGTGGGGATTATTCCGTAGAAAATGCCTGGAATTTAGAAAAACTTATCGCGGAAATAAAACGTCATAAAGAGATCATTAAATAA
- a CDS encoding cell division protein FtsX, which produces MPEYELSTQKRKTKSVYVSTVISIALVLLVTGMLGLLLVHAKNLSKYVKENIVLNVIVNDGTSEGDVLSLQKDLEKDTYVLRTEYISKELAAKNLKEDLGEDFVQYLGHNPLLPSLDVYMKENYANTDSIKTFIEKISKNNKIKEVVYQESLIDMVNKNVRIIGMIVLAFAVILLIIAVALINNTIRLAIYSQRFLIKSMQLIGATKNFIRKPFITYGIIHGLLGSLIAILLLILTLKFAQQQIPELVFLRNWFEFAVIFLGVILIGILISGLSTYFAVTKYLKAQSNDLYR; this is translated from the coding sequence ATGCCAGAATACGAATTAAGCACACAAAAAAGAAAAACAAAATCTGTATATGTATCTACGGTTATTAGCATCGCTCTGGTGTTATTGGTAACAGGTATGTTGGGATTGCTCTTGGTGCATGCTAAAAATCTATCGAAATACGTTAAGGAAAATATCGTCTTAAATGTCATTGTGAACGATGGTACGAGCGAAGGTGATGTTCTTTCATTGCAAAAAGACCTCGAAAAAGATACCTATGTGCTTCGTACCGAATATATCAGTAAAGAGTTAGCAGCAAAAAATCTAAAGGAAGACCTTGGCGAAGATTTCGTACAGTATCTGGGACATAACCCTCTTTTACCTTCTTTAGATGTTTATATGAAAGAGAATTATGCCAATACAGATAGTATTAAAACTTTTATTGAGAAAATCTCCAAAAACAATAAAATTAAAGAGGTGGTTTATCAGGAGTCTCTGATCGACATGGTGAACAAAAACGTCCGGATCATAGGGATGATTGTATTAGCTTTTGCTGTTATCCTGCTAATTATAGCCGTCGCTCTAATTAACAATACGATACGTCTAGCGATTTACTCGCAACGTTTCTTAATTAAAAGTATGCAGCTCATTGGGGCTACTAAAAACTTTATCCGTAAACCATTTATAACGTATGGTATTATTCATGGTTTGCTCGGTTCCTTGATCGCGATTCTACTGCTTATTTTAACCTTGAAGTTTGCGCAACAGCAAATACCTGAACTGGTATTTTTACGCAACTGGTTTGAATTTGCTGTAATATTTTTAGGAGTAATCCTCATTGGTATTCTCATCTCGGGACTTAGCACGTATTTCGCAGTAACAAAATACTTAAAGGCACAATCTAACGATTTATACAGATAA